The Metabacillus sediminilitoris genome window below encodes:
- a CDS encoding PepSY domain-containing protein, translating to MKKRTWLWTAAVVVIFTLLVFVGFQWLAPSFSAENLTEKEAKQVALAKYPGEIMKTTKTDHEYKIDMQLETGTYLIRIDAKSGDVISIKRQKGLEKQEGPQETPEKKLTEKEIENRISSQGRLESIDYVQEKDRSYYKAVVHNKNEVITLKLDPYSGAILDSTKETATIISEKEAIVIAEEHLNGTGDDEAEYHQLPNQTPYYLVEVELEDDREAVVQVDAYTRQVKSVTWEDQDDGDDDAE from the coding sequence ATGAAGAAAAGAACATGGCTATGGACAGCAGCAGTCGTTGTCATTTTTACGCTGCTTGTATTTGTCGGTTTTCAATGGCTGGCACCTTCCTTTTCTGCGGAAAACTTGACTGAAAAAGAGGCAAAACAGGTGGCACTGGCAAAATACCCTGGAGAAATTATGAAGACAACAAAAACAGATCATGAATATAAAATTGATATGCAGCTGGAAACAGGGACGTATCTTATTCGAATCGATGCAAAAAGCGGAGATGTTATATCGATAAAAAGACAAAAGGGCCTAGAGAAACAAGAGGGACCGCAAGAAACACCAGAAAAGAAACTTACCGAAAAAGAAATAGAGAATCGTATTTCGTCACAGGGCAGGCTAGAATCCATTGATTATGTCCAAGAGAAAGACCGATCTTATTATAAAGCAGTTGTACACAACAAGAATGAAGTCATTACCCTCAAACTAGACCCATATTCAGGAGCTATACTTGACTCAACAAAAGAAACGGCTACGATTATTTCTGAAAAAGAAGCCATAGTGATTGCTGAAGAACATCTAAATGGAACAGGTGATGATGAAGCAGAATACCATCAGCTTCCAAATCAGACGCCATACTATTTAGTCGAAGTTGAGTTAGAAGATGACCGCGAGGCAGTTGTTCAAGTGGATGCTTACACCCGACAAGTT
- a CDS encoding sensor histidine kinase: MRLRKKINLYTTVLFIFLLLLMNVSIYLIFSNLMKTNEIERAEAETAKIAVDVSENVNRITPSDLLRAYLPIDGMIKIVKEDQGKGTAVTSDTEKELSKREGHFYPGEQSEIITFQQEKYVFVSHPIIWTDGTIVNLQITKSIQATEDMLAVLRIVLMAVTVIAMIPVLISTTILSNIIAGPIRSMIETMKEIQTSGQFKRMNLEGKSKDELVEMGDTFNHMIDLLQTNFEKQEQFVSNASHELKTPLTIIESYANLLKRRGLERPDLFHESVEAIHSEAIRMREMTEQLLLLAKHQEQWNIEKEIVNLNEITTESIKVFQKAYHRKVEIHSSDDTIEATTDIQKLKQLLFIFLDNARKYSDDDISVHIGKTFIRIEDRGIGIPKAELPKVFDRFYRVDKARTRKQGGSGLGLSMAKEISDAIGVRIDIESVEGIGTKVTLFFE; encoded by the coding sequence ATGAGACTGCGAAAGAAAATCAATTTATATACGACCGTGCTGTTTATTTTCCTCTTGCTTTTAATGAACGTCTCCATCTATCTCATTTTCAGCAACTTGATGAAAACAAATGAAATCGAACGGGCGGAAGCAGAGACAGCAAAAATCGCGGTTGATGTTAGTGAAAATGTCAATCGAATTACCCCATCTGATTTACTTCGTGCCTATCTACCGATAGATGGCATGATCAAAATTGTAAAAGAGGATCAAGGGAAAGGGACAGCTGTTACATCCGATACGGAAAAAGAGTTGAGCAAACGTGAGGGTCACTTTTATCCTGGTGAACAGAGCGAAATTATCACATTTCAGCAGGAAAAATACGTTTTCGTTTCACATCCAATTATTTGGACAGATGGAACAATCGTTAACCTGCAAATCACCAAAAGCATCCAAGCTACAGAAGATATGCTTGCTGTTTTACGCATTGTTTTAATGGCAGTAACGGTCATTGCGATGATCCCTGTTCTCATATCAACTACGATTTTAAGTAACATTATCGCCGGACCGATTCGCTCGATGATCGAGACGATGAAGGAGATTCAAACAAGCGGTCAATTTAAACGAATGAATCTTGAAGGGAAATCAAAGGATGAGCTTGTTGAGATGGGCGATACCTTTAATCATATGATTGATTTGCTGCAAACGAACTTTGAAAAACAAGAGCAATTCGTTTCAAACGCGTCACATGAATTGAAAACACCGCTAACGATTATCGAAAGCTATGCAAATCTTTTAAAAAGACGAGGGTTAGAACGTCCTGACCTTTTTCACGAATCAGTAGAGGCGATTCATTCAGAGGCCATACGCATGCGAGAGATGACAGAACAATTGCTGCTGCTTGCGAAGCATCAGGAACAATGGAATATTGAGAAGGAAATCGTTAACCTGAACGAAATCACCACTGAATCTATCAAAGTGTTTCAAAAGGCCTATCATCGTAAAGTGGAGATTCACAGCAGTGATGATACTATTGAAGCAACTACTGACATTCAAAAACTAAAACAGCTCTTGTTTATTTTTTTAGACAATGCACGAAAGTATAGTGATGATGATATCTCTGTCCATATAGGAAAAACATTTATTCGGATCGAGGATAGAGGCATTGGAATCCCAAAAGCTGAATTGCCAAAGGTATTTGATCGTTTTTATCGTGTTGATAAAGCAAGAACCCGAAAACAAGGTGGTTCGGGTCTTGGCCTTTCCATGGCAAAGGAAATTTCAGATGCCATCGGTGTCCGGATTGACATAGAAAGTGTGGAAGGCATTGGAACGAAGGTCACGCTTTTTTTCGAATAG
- a CDS encoding response regulator transcription factor has protein sequence MTKESILIVEDEEKIVRLLELELEYEGYTIGKAMDGIDALEAYRTGSWDLILLDVMLPGLSGIELLRRIRADDSLTPVIMLTAKGSLEDKVSGLDLGANDYITKPFQIEELLARIRAVLRMRPAATSKEVDDDEWLTAGDLKLNEKTREVTRGETNIDLTPKEHDLLLFLLKNKRLVLNRDQILEAVWGYDYFGDTNVVDVYIRYLRKKIDYHFETPLIHTIRGVGYVLKDAK, from the coding sequence ATGACAAAAGAATCCATCCTCATCGTTGAAGACGAAGAAAAGATCGTAAGACTGCTCGAATTAGAGCTTGAATATGAAGGCTATACCATCGGCAAGGCGATGGACGGAATTGACGCACTTGAAGCCTATCGAACGGGAAGCTGGGATTTGATTTTATTAGATGTGATGCTTCCGGGGTTAAGCGGAATCGAGCTGCTTCGAAGAATCCGTGCTGATGACTCACTTACTCCGGTTATCATGCTAACAGCGAAAGGTTCTCTTGAGGATAAGGTGTCAGGACTTGATCTTGGGGCGAATGATTACATCACAAAACCATTTCAAATCGAGGAGCTGCTTGCCAGAATTCGTGCCGTGTTAAGAATGCGTCCTGCGGCAACCTCAAAGGAAGTTGATGATGATGAGTGGTTAACAGCAGGTGATTTAAAGCTGAATGAAAAAACACGTGAAGTCACAAGAGGTGAAACAAACATTGACCTTACCCCAAAGGAGCATGATTTACTGCTTTTTCTGCTGAAAAATAAACGTTTAGTGTTAAATCGTGATCAAATTTTAGAAGCTGTTTGGGGATATGATTACTTTGGAGATACAAACGTAGTGGATGTGTATATTCGCTATCTTCGAAAAAAGATCGATTATCATTTTGAAACCCCATTAATTCATACGATAAGAGGCGTAGGCTACGTCCTAAAGGATGCAAAATGA